The genomic DNA TCCTGAACGAGACTTCTAATCGCGCCGAGGAATTCAGGGACGTAGGCCCGATCTTCAGAAGCAAGCGCCTTGGCGTCCCCAACCAAGGATTCGACTTCGTCAAGAGCTAGTACGACTTGGACCTGTCGGTGCCTACAATCGCTCAGGCTGGCCTCGAGAGCTCGACGGAATGGTCCTATCTCGTTCGAGTCTAGATTCGCGAGTTCGTGTGTCCGTATGCCTCGCTCGCGGAATCCAACTAGAAAGGACGCGCGTAAGTCTGAGATCAGTCGAGATTCAACTAAACTCGGGTCGGTCGGTAGTGTCTCCATGTCGCGTAAGACGAATATCCGAGCGCCGGAGTCCTCGCCTTGGAAACGACGGCCCAACTCTTTAATGATGGACGTCTTGCCGGATTTTCGTAGCCCGAACACTCCGCAGACGTTTCGTTGCCGAAGCTCGAAGATCAGTTGCCGAAGTATATCCTCTCGCCCATAGAAGTCCATGCCAGTCACGGCCAGTGACTCTTCGTACAAATTACGGGACGAGAGTCGGCTAACCAAACCAGCGATCAGGCGCTCGGCAATCTCCTCGATCGTGCCGACGGACGAGAGGCGGACGGCTGAGAAGCCGAGACTGGGGCTCCAGGACTCTAACTTCGCGTCAGCGTCTGGGTCGGGACAATGAATAAGGAGTAGTTGCTTGTCCGCTAGGCGCCCTGCGGGCAGGGAGCTTTTGTAAGCGTCAAGGGCAGAAAGGATACGCGGCTGAAGGTCGTAGTACGGAACGTAGAGGATCAGAACCTCATTAGTTATACCAAATCGCCGTTCTATGTTGCGACCGAAACGTACTAGCCCAAGCCAGAGACGCCCGTCCCAAGACGCCGCGTATGAGAAATCTGACTTAAGAACCCAGAGTGCTTCGCGCTGCCTTTTCGCTGTGGGGAACGCAAGCTGCAGCCGTTCGAGGTGCCGAAGCGTCCCTGCGTCCCGGAGTCTGTACTCCTCAAGCTGGTCACTCTCGGCCATGCATTCTCCTTGGCGATCGTCCTATACAAGCTGCCTAGACGCCTATTGCTCATCGAAAGGTCGGTCGCGACGAATCGAGCTGACGGTCGGACTCGAACCGACAACCGCCTGTTTACAAGACAGGTGCGCTACCAATTGCGCCACGCCAGCAGGGTGAGGACAGGGTACCGAAGCGAAGCCTGACCAGGTGAAGCGTCAGAGACCAGGGCCGGCGAGGAAGCCCGTGCCGTCGCCCGAGGCGGCCGCCGCGGTGGCCGCCTCGACGAACGCCGCCTGTCCGCGCTCGACGGTGATTTCCGAGCCCTCGGACGACAGAGTGATCGAACCTTCGACCATGACGAGCGCGCGCCCGGACTCGGTCGCCGGCACGTCGACCGAGGAGCCGGACGGCGACACGCGCCACAGCGCGAACTCCGTCGCCGGCGTCGGGTACCGGACGACGCCGGGGGAGACGGGCTCAGGCTCGATGCGGTCGTCGGCGATCGGGCGGAAGTCCAGGATGGAGACGAGCTCCTCGACGTCGACGTGCTTGCTGGTCAGCCCGCCGCGCAGGACGTTGTCGGAGTTGGCCATGATCTCGATGCCGGCGCCGTGCAGGTAGGCGTGCAGGTTGCCCGCGTCGAGGAACATCGCCTCGCCGGGCTGCAGCTTCACCCGGTTCATGAGCAGTGCGGCCAGGACGCCGGGGTCGGCTGGGTAGGGGTCGGACAGCCGCCGCACGGTGTCGGCAAGTAGCGCGACATCGGCGTCAGACGAGCCCGCGTCGAGCGAGTTGGCCGCGGTGCGGAGCTCCGACACGTACGACTCCGGGTCCTCGAGCCGCATCACCTTAGAGAAGACCTGCTCGATGCGCTCGGGCTCCGGCACCGACTCGTCGGCGAGCGGCGCGAGCAGCTCACGCGTCCGGAAGGCGCCGAGCTGAGCGACGAGGGCGTACGTCGTGCTGGGGGAGCGGAAGCCGCACAGCGCCTCGGACTCGATGAGCGCGCAGAGCAGCTCGGGCTTGGGCCAGTCGTCCTTGAAGAGCCGGTCCTTGGCGTCACGGGCGACGCCGGCCTTCTCCTCGCGGGCGTAGCCCTCCTCGGCCTGTTGGCGCGAGGGGTGCGCCTGGAGCGACAGCGGCTCGTCGGCGGCCAGGACCTTGAGCAGGTAGGACAGCCGCGGCCCGAACTCCTCGACCGAAGCCTTGCCCAGCACGCCCTCGGGGTCGGCGGCGATGACCTCGTCGATCGAGCGGCCGTCGAGGGTCGCGGGCGCGCTCGGGTGCGCGCCCAGCCAGAGCTCGGCCTGCGGCTCGTCGGTCGGCTCGGTGCCGAGCAGCTCGGGGAGGAAGGTCTTCGAGCCCCAGGCGTACGGCTGCACGACGCCCTTCATGCGCAGGATCACGTGGGAAGCGTAGGAGAATGCTTGCAGATCGACGCGTTTCGCGGCTTAGAACTTGGCGGGGCGAATGACACGAGTGTCATTCGCTGCGTACGCTGCGACTCATGGCGATTCCCGACCAGCAGACGCAGACGACGGCGCACGCGCCCGGGCTGAGCGACCGCGACGCGGAGATCCTCGCCTTCGAGCGGCAGTGGTGGAAGTTCGCCGGCGCCAAGGAGCAGGCCGTCCGGGAGAAGTTCCAGATGTCGGCCACGCGCTACTACCAGGTGCTCAACGCCCTCATCGACAAGCCCGAGGCCCTCGCTGTCGACCCGCTGCTGGTCAAGCGCCTCCGCCGCCTGCGCGAGACGCGGCAGCGGGCACGTTCGGCCAAGCGGCTGGGGTTCGACCTCAACCGCTGAGGCCACGCGTTACCTACGACTTGTAGGCACAAACTAAGGCTGTTAGTTTCGAGGTATGCCTCGAGCAAACCTCTCCTCGCACGTCGTCGTCTCGGCGGCGGCGGAGCTGGCCGACGAGGTCGGGTTCGAGGAGGTCACGCTCTCGGCCGTCGCCCGGCGGCTCGGGGTGCAGACGGCGAGCCTCTACAACCACGTGCGGGACCGTAGCGAGCTCCTCGCCGGGCTCCACGAGTTCGCCCTCGTCGAGCTGGCTGACGAGATCGCCGACGGCGTCGCGGGCAAGGCCGGACGGGACGCGCTCGTCGGGCTGGCCGAGGCGCAGCGAACCTTCGCCCGCAAGCACCCGGGACGCTGGGCGGCTCTGCAGCAGCCGGCGTCGTCGACGACGGCGACCTCGGCCGGTGCTGTCCGCGTCGCCACGCTGACCATGGCCGTGCTGCGCGGCTACGACGTCCCCGAGGCCGAGCTCGTGCACGTCACGCGCTTCCTCGGCGCGACCGTCAACGGCTTCCTCGCGCTCGAGCGCTCGGGCGGGTTCGCGCACCGCGACCCCGGCACCGACGTCTCCTGGCAGCGAGCCCTCACCGCGCTGGACGCCGTCGTCTGCGCCTGGCCGACCACTCCCGATGGAGCACCAGCATGATCACCACGCCGATCACCG from Microlunatus sagamiharensis includes the following:
- a CDS encoding ATP-binding protein gives rise to the protein MAESDQLEEYRLRDAGTLRHLERLQLAFPTAKRQREALWVLKSDFSYAASWDGRLWLGLVRFGRNIERRFGITNEVLILYVPYYDLQPRILSALDAYKSSLPAGRLADKQLLLIHCPDPDADAKLESWSPSLGFSAVRLSSVGTIEEIAERLIAGLVSRLSSRNLYEESLAVTGMDFYGREDILRQLIFELRQRNVCGVFGLRKSGKTSIIKELGRRFQGEDSGARIFVLRDMETLPTDPSLVESRLISDLRASFLVGFRERGIRTHELANLDSNEIGPFRRALEASLSDCRHRQVQVVLALDEVESLVGDAKALASEDRAYVPEFLGAIRSLVQEYDNFNAILAGITDATVERGQLYGRENPLFSWAKPFYVGGMKPDEIERLTVQIGSRMALRWSSSAHTVMHETCRGNIFLHRTLAAEVSTSDSVSRSRVVTAEDVASAIPRWQRKIVPRVREMIASTRRHYPVEVEMLETFASDPATFTELSNYYLDEINHLYELDLLRDEATGTILGPLPQLLSQFQQL
- the manA gene encoding mannose-6-phosphate isomerase, class I, whose product is MILRMKGVVQPYAWGSKTFLPELLGTEPTDEPQAELWLGAHPSAPATLDGRSIDEVIAADPEGVLGKASVEEFGPRLSYLLKVLAADEPLSLQAHPSRQQAEEGYAREEKAGVARDAKDRLFKDDWPKPELLCALIESEALCGFRSPSTTYALVAQLGAFRTRELLAPLADESVPEPERIEQVFSKVMRLEDPESYVSELRTAANSLDAGSSDADVALLADTVRRLSDPYPADPGVLAALLMNRVKLQPGEAMFLDAGNLHAYLHGAGIEIMANSDNVLRGGLTSKHVDVEELVSILDFRPIADDRIEPEPVSPGVVRYPTPATEFALWRVSPSGSSVDVPATESGRALVMVEGSITLSSEGSEITVERGQAAFVEAATAAAASGDGTGFLAGPGL
- a CDS encoding DUF3263 domain-containing protein, whose product is MAIPDQQTQTTAHAPGLSDRDAEILAFERQWWKFAGAKEQAVREKFQMSATRYYQVLNALIDKPEALAVDPLLVKRLRRLRETRQRARSAKRLGFDLNR
- a CDS encoding TetR/AcrR family transcriptional regulator yields the protein MPRANLSSHVVVSAAAELADEVGFEEVTLSAVARRLGVQTASLYNHVRDRSELLAGLHEFALVELADEIADGVAGKAGRDALVGLAEAQRTFARKHPGRWAALQQPASSTTATSAGAVRVATLTMAVLRGYDVPEAELVHVTRFLGATVNGFLALERSGGFAHRDPGTDVSWQRALTALDAVVCAWPTTPDGAPA